One genomic window of Punica granatum isolate Tunisia-2019 chromosome 1, ASM765513v2, whole genome shotgun sequence includes the following:
- the LOC116192883 gene encoding ubiquitin domain-containing protein 1-like, with protein MGCAGSSQAKADGAVKKIRKPKPWKHPQPITKSQLMQLRDEFWDTAPHYGGRKEIWDALRAAAEADLTLAQAIVDSAGVILQNPDLTICYDERGAKYELPKYVLSEPTNLIRDS; from the exons GGGCTGTCAAAAAGATTAGGAAACCGAAGCCATGGAAGCACCCTCAACCAATAACAAAGTCTCAACTTATGCAGTTGCGTGATGAATTTTGGGATACTGCTCCTCACTATGGTGGCAGGAAAG AGATATGGGATGCACTTCGGGCTGCTGCAGAAGCTGATCTCACTCTGGCCCAAGCAATTGTAGATAGTGCAGGCGTCATCCTACAGAATCCCGATTTGACGATTTGCTATGATGAAAGAG GTGCCAAATATGAACTCCCGAAGTATGTTTTGAGTGAGCCCACTAACTTGATACGTGACAGCTGA